The DNA window aatacctgGGTTGTAAAAATATCACACTTTTACGTATGTCCTCGTCGCAGCAGACAATCtgcagatttatatttttatagcgTAAGTAAAGAAGCTTGTGTAAAAgactattaaaatatgaatactTTTATCCAGGTAAAGTAAACAACTTGATGCGCTATGTAGTCGGTCGCTACCGCGGGTGCATTGCGTGAGGGATGAAGAGCCAGCCGAGAATGACAGGTCCAGACGAGTCGAGGAAGGTAAAAGAGTTGTTTACTATTTGACGTGGCGAGAGACGACGCGAGACAGCAGTCTTTCACGTCTGGTtttcgttcgaccctcaaactGGATTTTTGGTTAAACGGACCTGTATGTCAATGAAAATCACAGATGGATATTTGTCAAATCGATCTTGACGATCTCCGATCAAGTTTTGGTTTTTATTCTTGGCCATCGAGACCCGATCCAGTTGCACTCGCTGATCTCGGATGATGTGTCaacgttatataattttgtgataCGTCGTATCTTCTGATATCACAACAAGGTCAGGATATCCGTTGTTATCACGTTGTAGGGTTAGGTGATACTTTAGTCTTGGGGTAACACGGTCGAAAAGAGCGCACGCAATTTCGCTTAAAAACTTGTGCACGATTGTTGGTCtgtaaatacatatacatattaattgtaatattgcaaaactttaattagaaatttgaCTTAATTTTGCATGTTGagaaaaaatttcaacaaaaCTGTATTATATAGCACATTAATTATCACTTAAAActgtctaaaataaaaattgtaactaTATAAAGATATACACATCGTTTTATGCACTCTATATTGTAATAcaactgcaaaaaaaattttatgtactaAAGTTAATgcatgtataatatatatatatatatatatatatatatatatatatatatatatatatatatatatatttttttttttataactaataAAACAGCATTAAGTAATGGCAAGCAAATCTTGGAATGTCTTGGTTACGGGAGGCGCTGGTTATATTGGTTCTCATACAGTCTTGGAATTGTTACAAGCAGGCCTTCAGGTGGTGGTAATAGACAATCTTAGCAATGCGTACAAAGGTGAGATTTAACAAGCTACCTGGCAGATGATTATTTCAGTATTCAAATTGTACAATACACGCAAATTAAGCATGCGATAAAGAGTAAATTTAACAACAgttgaatttaatgaaatggcactattttattgcatataattgtataatttttatataaataaaataaaatttttgttatgttTACAGATTTAAATAGCGACAAACCAGAATGTCTTATTAGAGTAGAAAAAttggcaaataaaaatgtcacgtTTATTAATTGTGACATAATAAACATCAATGATTTAAGAAATGTGTTTcagaaagtaaatatattagcTCATACTTTTGCTAacgttatattaaatgtatatattaaagtttttatttttatcgcagcATACCTTTCATTGCGTTATACATTTTGCTGCGTTAAAAGCAGTTGGGGAATCGTGTCAAAAACCACTTGAATATTACAAGACTAATGTTACCGGAACGATAAATCTATTACAAGTTATGCGGGAAAGTAATGTAAagcgttttatttattcaagtaGTGCTACAGTTTACGGAATACCTGAAAAACTTCCTTTAGTAGAAGACATGACAACTGGTAACTGTACAAATCCTTATGGAAAGACAAAATTTATGGTTGAAGAAATACTTAAGGATTTATGTGCATCAGACAAGGTACATATTATATACCGTAATCTTATAATCcactttaataaaaagttactttCAGGAATTTTCCGTTATATCTTTGAGATATTTTAATCCCGTCGGTGCACATCCCTCAGGTGAAATTGGAGAAGACCCTAATGGAAttccaaataatttaatgcccTACATTGCACAAGTTTCTGTGGGAAAAAGGGATATGTTATATGTTTATGGCAATGATTATGATACTCCTGATGGTACAggtaagagaaagaaaagaatttataactattataaatttaaaataaaatgtttctttcattaattaaatctgcaGGGGTGCGCGACTATATTCATATTATGGATCTGGCAATTGGACATGTGAAAGCTATGGTATATCAACAAACTCGCAATCTAATGGGATTTAAAGCAATAAATCTTGGCACTGGAAAGGGTTATTCTGTGCTTGAAGTCATACATGCATTTCAGAAAGCATCCGAACAAAAAATACCGTACAAAATAGTTGAACGTAGATCAGGTGATATATCTGCAAGTTACGCCGATGCTAGTATCGCTAATAAAGAATTAGACTGGATCGCTACGAAAAACATGGATGACATGTGtaagttataataatacacGGATTTAACAGTAATATagagtaataattttctatactttctgtaattaaatgtattaaaattagaaaattctGATGTTCCAGGTGCAGACACATGGA is part of the Cardiocondyla obscurior isolate alpha-2009 linkage group LG14, Cobs3.1, whole genome shotgun sequence genome and encodes:
- the Gale gene encoding UDP-glucose 4-epimerase; its protein translation is MASKSWNVLVTGGAGYIGSHTVLELLQAGLQVVVIDNLSNAYKDLNSDKPECLIRVEKLANKNVTFINCDIININDLRNVFQKHTFHCVIHFAALKAVGESCQKPLEYYKTNVTGTINLLQVMRESNVKRFIYSSSATVYGIPEKLPLVEDMTTGNCTNPYGKTKFMVEEILKDLCASDKEFSVISLRYFNPVGAHPSGEIGEDPNGIPNNLMPYIAQVSVGKRDMLYVYGNDYDTPDGTGVRDYIHIMDLAIGHVKAMVYQQTRNLMGFKAINLGTGKGYSVLEVIHAFQKASEQKIPYKIVERRSGDISASYADASIANKELDWIATKNMDDMCADTWKWQQKNPNGYKR